The following is a genomic window from Herpetosiphonaceae bacterium.
ACTCCCTGATCAGAAGTAGGTACACTTTTTGCTATCTCCCCCAATCGGTACAACACGCAAGGACTCAGCAACGAGCATGAGGATAGACAATTCGATCAACCCACGGCGATGCAGCCTCATCCTGATGGGGCTGATCCTGGCGCTGATCGTCTGCGGGACCCGTGGCGCTCGTGCGCAGGTCGCGGAGTGGCAGGAGCAGCGCACCGCGAACTTTGCGATCCTCTTTCCCGGTGGCTCGGAGGCCGAGGCCGCGCAGTACGCGCAGTTCGTCGACGGCGTGTACGACGAGGTCAGCGCTGTCTTTAGCTACCGCACGCCGCCGCCGGTGATCCTGCGCATCTATCCGACCATGGAGCTGTACGAGAAGGTCAATCCGCTCGCGGCCAGCATCCCCGGCGTGGTGGCGCACGCCCACACCGGCAGGCGCGAGATCAGCATCGCGCTGCCGCAGACCGCCGATCAGTCGCAGGAGCAGATCATCAACAACGTGCGCCATGAGCTGACCCATATCATCGCCGCCGATCTGTCGGGCGACAAGCTGACCACCGCGTTTCAAGAGGGCATCGCCCAGTATCTTGAGCATCCGTCGTCGGAGCTGGACGTCAAGATGCAGTTGATGCAGCAGGTGATCGACGCCGACCGCGTGCTCTCCTGGCGCGAGCTGAACCAGCCGGGCACGGCCTACGCCAATCCGCAGATCAGCTACCCACAGAGCTACACAATGGTCGCGTTCTTGATCCAGCGCGACGGCTTTGCGACGTTTCGCAGGTTCATCGAGGCCAGCAAGACCAGCAGCGGCTACCGCAGCGCGCTCGAAACCGCCTACGGCGTCAGCCCGGATCAGCTTGAAAAAGAGTGGCTGGCGCAGCTTGAAGCGTTTGTGGCCGGGGAGTATCGAAACCGGGCGATCGGCGCGTTTGATCTATCACAGGCCGAGGCGCTGATCGCGCGCGGCGAGTACGAGGCCGCGATCAAGGCGCTGGAGCTTGGGCTGAATACGCTGCAAGACAGCGGCCCCGCCGATCTGGCCGAGCGTGCCAGGCAACTGCTTCGGCACGCGACGAACGGCCAGCGCGCGACGAAGCTGGCGGCAGATGCGCGGTCGGCCCTTGAGCGCAGCGAGTATGCCGCCGCCAAGAGCGCCGCCGACGAAGGGCGCAGGCTCTTCGCCGGGCTGGGACAGCCGGAGCAGATGAAGGTGATGGAGGAGTACAGCACGATCGCCGACGAAGGGCTGGCGGCGCAGCGCGAGATGACGGTTGCCAGCGGTGAGCTGCAAACGCTGCACATCAACGCGGCGCGCAACCGTCTTGCCGCCGCCTACCAGACCTTCACGCGGCTTGGCGATGAGTCGGGGGCGGCCTCGGCGGAGTCGGCGCTGCTGACGATCCAGCGCACCGAGACGGCGGTCGCCGTCGGGCTGGTAATCCTGGGCGCGCTCGTGCTGGGCTGGAACATCCACCGGCGCGTCAACGAGCGGGATCACGCCTTACCCTTTGGCTAGCGCTGCCCAATGCCGCCGCCTGATCGTATCCGCCACGCGCCAGCACCCGATCGGCAGCCATTGAGTATCGACGAGTAGGAACAAGATTGACACACTCAGCAGATATTGCACTTCGCTTGCAGGCCATCGCGCGTGTGCTCCGCCTGCGGCGACGCCTGCGGCTCAGCATCCGAGCGATCTGGCTCACGCTGATCATCTGGAGCGTCGGGCTGTTCGCGGCGCTGATCGGCGTTAAGCTCTCGCCGACGCTCACGCTTGGCCTGTCGCTGCTGACGCTGGTGAGCGGCCTGGCCTACGCCTGGCTCAGCCATCCTTCGCTGGAGCAGCTTGCCCGTGGCCTGGACAGCCACTACAGCCTGGCGCAGCAGCTCGCGACGGCGCTTGAGGTTGCCCGCCAAGATCCGGCGCAGCCGCTAGAGCACCGCCTGATCGAGGAAACCGAGGCGCTGCTCGCCAAGATGCGGCGCTACTTCGCCTCGCAGCCGCTCGTGCCCTGGCGTGAGGTCGAAACCGGCGCGGCGGTGGCGCTGCTCACGCTTGGCCTGATCGTCGCGACGCGACCGCTGCTGCCGGAGGCGTTAGCACCCGCCGCGCTGCCGAACCTGCCGCCGCCGACCGCGCCCACCGAAACCGCCAGGGTGCAGCCAACCGACCAGCCGATCGACGAGCAGCCGCCGGGATTATCGCCCGAAGCGCAGGCTGCCGCCGACGCGATTGCCGACGCGCTGCGCGATAACGGCGCGACCCGCTCCGCCGCCGATGCGCTCGATCGCGGCGATACCGGAGAGGCCGCCAGCGAGCTGCGCGAGCTTGCCGATCAGGCCGATCAGTTGGGCAGCCAGGCGCGCGAGGACATCGCCGAGGGTCTGCGCGACGCCGCCGAGCAGCTCCGCGACGCGCAGCCCGGCCTCGCCGAGCAGCTCGAACGACAGGCCGATGCTCTGGAGCGCGGCGGCGCTGAGACAGCCGAGGCGCTCGAAGACCTGGCGCGAACCGTCGAGCAGCTCGATCAAAATGGCGAGCAGGCGGCGCAGCAAGAGCAGGACGGCGCGACCGGCGAGCAGGGCCAGGAGCAGCAGGGCCAGGGCCAGCAGGAGCAGCAAGGCCAGCAGGGCGGCGGTCAGCCCGGCTCCCAGGGCGGAGGCGGCGCAGGCGATCAGCTTGGCGGCGAGGAGCGCGGCGCGCAAGACGATACCGCTCAGGCGCAGGGCGAGAACTTGCCGCTGCCGCCATCCAAAAATACGAACGGACCAACAACCAGTGCTACCGGTCCGCGCGGCCCGACGATTCAGCTTGAGGCGGGCGGCACCGGCGAGACACACAATACGGGAAGCAATCCCGGCGACGAGCCGCTGCAAGGCGAGGCCGATCCGCTTGCCATCCCGTCAGAGTACCGCGATGTGGTGGAAGACTACTTTTCGCCGAACCAGTAGCCGCAGGCCGCAGGCACGCCGAGCGACCGTCCTCGACGAGGCGTTTTTGCGCCGTCTGGAGCGGCTGTCGATCAATGCCAGCCGCTCGCTGCGCGGTGGCCTGAGCGGCGCGCATCCCAGCAAGCGCCGTCTGCCCGCGCCCACGTTCAGCGACCATCGGCCCTACTCGGCCAGCGACGATCTGCGCTACGTCGACTGGCACGCCTACGCCCGGCAGGAGCATCTCTTCGTCAAGCTGGGCGAAACCGAGCAGGATGTGCCGGTGCATGTGCTGCTGGATCGCAGCGCCTCGATGGACTACGGCGACGGCGATGCCCACAAGCTGCACTATGGTCGCTTGCTGCTGGCGGCGCTCGGCTACCTGGCGCTGGCGAACGGCGATCGTCTGACCGCGACGACATTCGATAGCACTGCCGCGCCCGCGTTCGGCCCCGTCCAGAGCAAGTCGCACGCGCTGTCGCTGCTGCGCTACGCCGACACGATCCGGATCGGCAAGGAAAGCCGGATCGGGCCGGTCGTGCAGGGCTACACCCGACCGCGCTCAGGTGGTCTGCTGGTGCTGATCTCGGACCTGTGGGCGGTCGGCGACATCGAGCAGGTCTTGCGCATGGCGCAGCCGCCGCGCTGGCAACTGCTGGTGCTGCATCTGCTGCACGCCGACGAGCTCCAGCCGCCGCTGAGCGGCGAGATCGAGCTGGAAGATAGCGAGTACGGCGAGCGGCTGTCGATCAGCGCCGATGTGGCGACGCTCGACCGCTACCAGGCGCGGCTGAACCAGTGGTGCGGCGCGCTGGAGACGGCCTGCCAGCGGCGCGGCGCAAGCTATACGCGCATCAGCACCGATATGCCCGTGGAGCGCGCGACGATCCCGTATCTGCGCGCCCGCCAGGTGATCGGCTAACGAGCGTGGGAGCGCGTTCGACATCAGGGCGTACTCGTGCGTAATCAGGGAACCTATGCGGAGCTACCGTGCGCTGATCCAGACCAGGAATAGGGATTCTATGGGGGACTCCCACCGCCCAGAGGGCACCCTCCCTGGCCTGGCAGCGCGCTAGAATAAAGAGGCGATGACTTTTCTCTTACCGCTTGGACTACTTGCGCTGCTGACGCTGCCGATCATCGCGCTGCTGCACCTGATCCAGCAGCGCCGTGAGCGCCGCCGCGTGCCCTCGTTGCAGATCTGGCGCGATCTTCAGCGTCAGACCGTTCAGCACAAACCGCGACGGCTGCCGCTGACGCTGCTGCTGCTGCTGCATCTGCTCCTGGCGATGTTGCTGGCCGTGGCGCTTGGGCAACCGCTGCTTGAGGCCGCGCGCGGCGAGGCGACGCACACCGTGATCGTGCTGGACACGTCGACCAGCATGGCGGCGACGGATGAGAGTCCCAGCCGTCTGGAAGCGGCCAAAGCCGAGGCGCGCAGGCTGATCGCCAGTCCGGGCCGTGGCGATAGCGCCGCTGTGATCGAGCTAAGCGCGCAGCCGCGCATCGTCGGCCAGAGCACCGGCAACGATACCAGCACGCTTCTACGCCAGCTCGATCGGATGCGGGCCGGAGGGCCGGACGGCGATCTCGCTCGCGCGCTCAACCTTGCTCAGGCGACGGCGCAGCCGGAGGCAGCGCTTCAGATCGTGATTCTGACCGATCGCGCGCTGCGAGCCGCAGAGACGCCAACCGTTGCCGGAGAGGTGCGCTGGCAGATCGTTGGCGCTGACGGCGACAATGTCGCGATCGTCGCGTTTGCGGGGCGACCGCTGCGCAGCGGGCAGCAGCAGTTGTACGCGCGCGTGGCGAACCTGGGCACGGTCCCGATCGCCCGCACGCTCTACCTCAACCTGGACGGCAGCCGCGCCGCGACGGAGCCGATGCGTCTGCAACCGGGCGCTGAGGCCGAGTGGAGCTGGCCGCTTCCGGCGGGCACGACCCGCGCCGAGGCCAGTCTATCGGGCGAGGATCTTCAGCCGCTCGACGATCGCGCCGCCGTGGTTGTCGGTGGCAACGCGCGCTCCGATGTTGTGCTGGTGACGACCGCCAGCGAGACAACCGCGCTTGAGCGGGCGCTGCGGGCACAGCGCGGCCTTGATGTTCGTCGCGTCTCGCCCGCCGATTACCGCGCCAGCGCCGACGCCGCCCTGGTGGTCTTCGACAACTATCTCCCGACGACGTTTCCAGCGGCACCCGTGCTGATCGTCACACCACCGCGCGGCCAGACGGTTGTGCCTGTCACCAAAGAGCTTGGCGATCTGACCGCAACGGTGATCAACGACCAGCGCTTCGCGGCGATCGATTTCAGGCCGGTACGCTTTCAGCGCGTCGTCCAGGTGGAAACACCAGCTTGGGCCAATGTCGCCGTCGCGAACGGCAGCACACCGCTGGTCTTGACCGGTCAGTATAACAATCATCCGATCGCGATCTGGACCTTCGATCCAAGCGCGTCGAATATCACCAATCGCCTGGCATTTCCTTTGCTCACGGCTGCCACAACACGCGCCCTGCTGCCGCAGGCCAACGATCGGCTGCTGGTTGGCACGGCTGCGCCGTTCGCGCTGCGCAGCGAGGATGGCGTATCCGTCGCGGCGGGCGAGCGGCTGACCCAGCCTGGGATCTACCAGGCCCAGAACGGCACCGGCGCGGTTGCAGTGAACGCGCTCGACGCCGACGAGGCCGATCTCCGCTCGCGTCCGGAGCCGACCGTCAACACCGTCTCGCGGCCCGTGGCAACCGACGACCAGGCCGAGCTGGTCGGTCGTGAGCTATGGAAGCCGCTGGTGATCGCCGGGCTGGTCGTGCTGCTCTTCGAGTGGCTTTACAGTAATCGTGATAGTTTGCGGCGTGGACGCGCGCTACGCGGTAAGCGAGCAGATACATGATCTTTCGTACTCCCTACTGGCTTTGGCTGTTGCCGCTGCTGGCGCTGCTGGGCACGTGGATCGCCCGTCGCAGCCCGATGCCGCGCTTGGCGCTGCTCCTGCGCGCGGCGATCAGCCTGCTGATCGTCGGCGCGCTGGCCGATCCGATCCGGCCTGGCACGACGGGTCCGGCGCCGCTGCTGGTGCTGGTCGATCAGTCGGCCAGCCTGACGCCCGGCGTGCGCGATGAGGCCTGGCAGGTAGCGACGCGGATCGCTCGTGAGCGCGGCACGGCCCGCACCACTGTGGCGGCGATCGGCGAGGATGTGGTGATCGCGCCCGACTTGCAGCAGCCGGATGTTCAAACCGAAGGCACCGATATTCAGGCGGCGCTCCAGCTTGCCAAAGGCTTGCAGCCCAGGGGCGGGCAGGTGCTTCTGCTGTCGGATGGCGCGGCGACCTCGCCCGGCGTGGACGAGGCGGCGCAGGCGCTACGCGAGCAGGGTATTACCGTGGATGTGCTGCCGCTGGCCGACGACGCGCAGAAAGACGCGCGCGTCGCGGAGATCTCGCTTCCGGCGGGCCTGCGCGCCGGGCAGAATTTCCGGGGCGCGGTGACGATCGAAAGCACCGAGGCGACGACCGCCACGCTCGTGCTCTCGTTCAACGGCCAGCCCGTGAGCCAGGAGAGTATCACGCTTCAGGCCGGACGGACCTCGGTTCCGCTGCCGGGCACGGTGCCGGAGCCAGGATTGCAGCGCTTCCGCGCCGAGATTAAGCTGGATGATGCCCACGCCGAGAACAATACGCTGGATACCACCGTGCTGGTCGGCCCGCCGCCCAGGGTGCTCGTCGTGGAGCGCCGCCCCGACAGCGCGGCCCTGCTCCGCGATATGCTTGAGCAGCAGGGCGTGCAGAGCGAGGCGCTGCGGCCCGTGGACGTGTCCAGCCGACTCTCGGATCTGCGCCGCTTCGACGCGATCATGTTGCAGGACATTCCCGCCAGCGCGCTCACGCTCGATCAACAATCGGCGCTGCGCGAGTACGTACGCAGCATGGGCCACGGCCTGCTGGCGATCGGCGGCACCAACAGCTACTCGCTGGGCGGCTACAAAGGTACGCCGCTCGAAGAGGTGCTCCCGGTCAAGATGGAAACGCCGCCTCGTCGCGAGCGGCAGCAGGTTGCGCTGCTGCTGATCATCGATCGCTCGGCGAGTATGTACGGCGCGACGCCGACGACCAACAAGCTGGAGCTGGCGAAGGGCGGGGCGATTGCGGCAACTCAGGTGCTCGTGCCCAACGATCGTGTCGGCGTGCTGAGCTTCGATACCGAGACGGAGTGGACGGTGCCCTTTACTCGCATCGGCGAGGGCCTGGCGCTGAGCGAGATTCAAGACCGTATCGCGGCGCTGGATTTCGGCGGCGGCACCGACATCTACCGGGCGCTCGGCATCGGCCTGCCGCAGCTTGCGGAACAGGACGCGGTGGTACGCCACGCGGTGCTGCTGACCGACGGACGCTCATTTACCGCCAACGCTGCGGCATATGATCGCTTGATCGAGCAGGCCCGGGAGTACGGCATTACCCTCTCGACGATCGCGATCGGCGACGATGCCGACAAAGATCTGCTGGAGCGCCTGGCCGATCAGGGCGGCGGGCGCTACCACTTCGCCGCCGACCCGCGCGAGCTGCCGCAGCTGACGCTGATGGAGACTGAGATCGCCCGTGAAGATCCGCGCGTCGAGGGCCAGTTTCAGCCCCAACCGGCGGGCGCGCATCCGATCGTGCGCGGGTTTGTGCCGCGTCAGTTTCCCAATCTGGAAGGCTATGTCGCGGTGACGCCCAAGCCCGAAGCGGAGACGGTGCTGCAATCGCCGCAAGAGGACCCGATCCTGACGGCCTGGCAGTACGGCCTGGGCCGCGCGCTCGCCTGGACCTCCGATACCGGCGAGGCGTGGGGCGGTGAGTGGCAGCGCTGGGACGAGAGTCCGCTGCTCTGGACGCAAATGCTGGCCTACACCTTCCCCGATCCGAGTCAGGGACCGCTGACGGTGCGCGTCGAGCGCGGCGATAAAACGCCGACGATCGTTGCCGAGGCGCGCAACGACGACGGCACGCCGCTCGATCTGGCCGATGTCGGCGCGCGCGTGGAAGCGCCCGACGGCGGCGAGTCGACGATCCGGCTCAAGCAAGTTGCGCCGGGACAGTACCAGGCACCGCTGCCCGCCGCAGAGGACGGCGCGTACACAGTCGGCGTGGCGCTGCGCAAGAACGATCAGCAGCTTGAGGCGAGTGCCGGCTGGTCCAGGCCCTACTCCGCCGAGTTTGCGCTCCAGCCGAACCGCGCGCTGCTTGAGCGCGTGGCGACGATCAGTGGCGGACGTGTGCTCCAGACCGCAGACGAGGCTGCCGAGGCCGTCAAAGCGGAGGCGGCCCGTCCGACGCAGGCGTTCTGGCCGTGGCTCGTCGGCGCGGCGCTGCTGCTGTGGCCGTTCGAGATCGCCATCCGACGCGGCTGGCTGCGCCGGAGGCGCTCCTGGGCAGCATAGCGGAGCAAGGGTTGGGGTGCAGATGTCTCACGTTCCAATGTTCTTCGCCCAAAGGGCACTCGCCCCGGCCCGCGCGCCGTGTTGCAAAC
Proteins encoded in this region:
- a CDS encoding glutamine amidotransferase gives rise to the protein MIFRTPYWLWLLPLLALLGTWIARRSPMPRLALLLRAAISLLIVGALADPIRPGTTGPAPLLVLVDQSASLTPGVRDEAWQVATRIARERGTARTTVAAIGEDVVIAPDLQQPDVQTEGTDIQAALQLAKGLQPRGGQVLLLSDGAATSPGVDEAAQALREQGITVDVLPLADDAQKDARVAEISLPAGLRAGQNFRGAVTIESTEATTATLVLSFNGQPVSQESITLQAGRTSVPLPGTVPEPGLQRFRAEIKLDDAHAENNTLDTTVLVGPPPRVLVVERRPDSAALLRDMLEQQGVQSEALRPVDVSSRLSDLRRFDAIMLQDIPASALTLDQQSALREYVRSMGHGLLAIGGTNSYSLGGYKGTPLEEVLPVKMETPPRRERQQVALLLIIDRSASMYGATPTTNKLELAKGGAIAATQVLVPNDRVGVLSFDTETEWTVPFTRIGEGLALSEIQDRIAALDFGGGTDIYRALGIGLPQLAEQDAVVRHAVLLTDGRSFTANAAAYDRLIEQAREYGITLSTIAIGDDADKDLLERLADQGGGRYHFAADPRELPQLTLMETEIAREDPRVEGQFQPQPAGAHPIVRGFVPRQFPNLEGYVAVTPKPEAETVLQSPQEDPILTAWQYGLGRALAWTSDTGEAWGGEWQRWDESPLLWTQMLAYTFPDPSQGPLTVRVERGDKTPTIVAEARNDDGTPLDLADVGARVEAPDGGESTIRLKQVAPGQYQAPLPAAEDGAYTVGVALRKNDQQLEASAGWSRPYSAEFALQPNRALLERVATISGGRVLQTADEAAEAVKAEAARPTQAFWPWLVGAALLLWPFEIAIRRGWLRRRRSWAA
- a CDS encoding peptidase MA family metallohydrolase, with the protein product MRIDNSINPRRCSLILMGLILALIVCGTRGARAQVAEWQEQRTANFAILFPGGSEAEAAQYAQFVDGVYDEVSAVFSYRTPPPVILRIYPTMELYEKVNPLAASIPGVVAHAHTGRREISIALPQTADQSQEQIINNVRHELTHIIAADLSGDKLTTAFQEGIAQYLEHPSSELDVKMQLMQQVIDADRVLSWRELNQPGTAYANPQISYPQSYTMVAFLIQRDGFATFRRFIEASKTSSGYRSALETAYGVSPDQLEKEWLAQLEAFVAGEYRNRAIGAFDLSQAEALIARGEYEAAIKALELGLNTLQDSGPADLAERARQLLRHATNGQRATKLAADARSALERSEYAAAKSAADEGRRLFAGLGQPEQMKVMEEYSTIADEGLAAQREMTVASGELQTLHINAARNRLAAAYQTFTRLGDESGAASAESALLTIQRTETAVAVGLVILGALVLGWNIHRRVNERDHALPFG
- a CDS encoding DUF58 domain-containing protein — encoded protein: MWWKTTFRRTSSRRPQARRATVLDEAFLRRLERLSINASRSLRGGLSGAHPSKRRLPAPTFSDHRPYSASDDLRYVDWHAYARQEHLFVKLGETEQDVPVHVLLDRSASMDYGDGDAHKLHYGRLLLAALGYLALANGDRLTATTFDSTAAPAFGPVQSKSHALSLLRYADTIRIGKESRIGPVVQGYTRPRSGGLLVLISDLWAVGDIEQVLRMAQPPRWQLLVLHLLHADELQPPLSGEIELEDSEYGERLSISADVATLDRYQARLNQWCGALETACQRRGASYTRISTDMPVERATIPYLRARQVIG
- a CDS encoding VWA domain-containing protein; translation: MTFLLPLGLLALLTLPIIALLHLIQQRRERRRVPSLQIWRDLQRQTVQHKPRRLPLTLLLLLHLLLAMLLAVALGQPLLEAARGEATHTVIVLDTSTSMAATDESPSRLEAAKAEARRLIASPGRGDSAAVIELSAQPRIVGQSTGNDTSTLLRQLDRMRAGGPDGDLARALNLAQATAQPEAALQIVILTDRALRAAETPTVAGEVRWQIVGADGDNVAIVAFAGRPLRSGQQQLYARVANLGTVPIARTLYLNLDGSRAATEPMRLQPGAEAEWSWPLPAGTTRAEASLSGEDLQPLDDRAAVVVGGNARSDVVLVTTASETTALERALRAQRGLDVRRVSPADYRASADAALVVFDNYLPTTFPAAPVLIVTPPRGQTVVPVTKELGDLTATVINDQRFAAIDFRPVRFQRVVQVETPAWANVAVANGSTPLVLTGQYNNHPIAIWTFDPSASNITNRLAFPLLTAATTRALLPQANDRLLVGTAAPFALRSEDGVSVAAGERLTQPGIYQAQNGTGAVAVNALDADEADLRSRPEPTVNTVSRPVATDDQAELVGRELWKPLVIAGLVVLLFEWLYSNRDSLRRGRALRGKRADT